From Candidatus Rokuibacteriota bacterium:
ATATCCGACGCGTCGCCAGCGCGAGACGGCGCGGAGCTCCGCGCGGTCAGAGACCCCGGGCATGCCCGGACACACCTCGCGCGAAAACCGGGCGAGCCCTTGGTCGCCCCCGGTGGATGGCACCGGGGGCCGCGTCGGGAAGTCTACGGACGCACGCCGATGATGGACGGCCAGGGGCAGTCGGACAGGCCCGGAGTACCGACGAAGTCTCCGAACAACGCCGGGCAACCGGTCGCGGAGGGGATGGAGGGAAGGGGTCTGGCCAAAGGGAACCCGAGCCAGCAAAACGTGCCCCGAGCGGAGCACCGGGACGGCGCGCGCAGTGCGCTGGAGCGGGTACGTGGAGTTGCGGAACGGGACAAGCAGGTGCGGTTCACGACGCTCTTGCACCACGTGTACCACGTCGAGCACCTGAAAGCGGCGTACTACGCGCTGAAGCGGGACGCTGCCGCTGGGGTCGACGGCGAGATGTGGGGGCACTACGGGCAGACCCTCGGGGCAAACCTCGCTGCCGTCGCCGCCGGTCAGGAACTCGGGGATAGGCTCGTCGTCGGACAGTGCAGGGTCCGGTCTCCACGGATCGCCGAGTTGGACAAGCAACTTGCGCAGATCGCCGATCGTCTTGGGCGGCTCGCTTCGGACGCCGCCTTTGCGCTCGCGTGGAGGCTTCTTCTTCATGTCTGAGTCCTACCACGACAACATCACTGCTAGTCGTGACCCGTCATGTGCACAGTAGATCGGCGAATTTCGGGTAAGGTCACTCGCCCGATGTTGAAAGACTGAACTAGATCGTCACCATAGTCAACATGCTCTAAGCGGCATCCACCTTCGTACGTCGAGTAGCGTAGAGACTTCTGACTGGCTGACCGTCTAGTAAGCTCAATGGCGGCCGCCTAGAATGCTCAATTCGAACTCGTCCGCGCATCGGAGCCGCGTGAAACCGTGGCTCAAAACGCCACACGTGAGGAACTCGCGGAACTCCTGCTCGACGAAGCGAGGGAGGCCGTGTTTGAGGCCGCGGTCCGAGACTTCGCGCAGGAGGGACTCGAGGTGCTCGCCAATGATGGCGTGGAGCACGGAGTGCTCGGTGTCGCGCGGTCGATTACGGAGGGTGGACCAGGGCCACGTCCGTGGGTACCGCGTGCCGGGGACGACGCCAATGCCCAGAGATAGATACATGGCTCCAGCACCGGGGCAGGTTTGTCAGGATCGCCGGCGCCCACTGCTTCCGCGACGACGTCGATCATCGGGGTGCGGCGCTGCGGTCTTGATCGCCCCCCTCTCGGGGAGGGCGTGCGTGCGACCCCATGCGGTCTAGGGCTGGAATCCGGATCGGATGGCTGTCACCGAGATTGTCACTCACACGGCGCGACGGCCCGCAATTGGCCGCAACATAGCGCGACGACAGCGTCGTGCCGCCGACACCGCAAGTCATTGAGAACATGAGCGACGCGGACGATTGAACGTGAGAACTGAAAATCCTGGTGTCGGCGGTTCAATCCCGTCCCTGCCCACCATTTCTTTCACTCACTTGCCCGTCACCGAATTCTTCCCGGTTTGAGTTTGTGCCCAACTCGGGAACACTCCAGAGCATTCCAGCGCACGTCACGTGGTCTAGGCCGTCGCGACCCCCCCCTTCCAGATCCGACTGGAACGCGCCTTACTGACCGGCTCCTGTCTTTTTCTTCGGGCCCCGGTTTGACTTGTCCCGCGCGCTCTGACAGGATCGGCGCGAGATGCCACGGTTCATTCGCGCTGTGACACGGCCGCCGTGTCCGAGAACGGGTGTTATGTTATCTACGTTCCGCGCCTTCCGACTGGAGCGCCTGGACAAGGAGGGTGTGCCCGTAAAGCTCTCCGAGACGCCCGGCGCGGTGGACCGCGCGGCGCCGCTCCTCGGCCAGCATACCGAGGAGATCCTGATCGAGCTCGGATACACCGAGACGGAACGCCGCGGCCTCGAGGCCGAGGGCGTCGTTCAACGCTGGCCGATACCAGGAGGGAAGGCTCAATGAAGACCCGGACGCTCGCCCTGCTCTGTGCCCTCGCCGTGCTCGTCCCCGGGCTCGCCGCGCTCGCGGTCGCCCAGGCCAAATATCCGTCGAAGACCATGGAGGTGGTCGTGCCCTACTCCCCCGGCGGCGGCACCGACAACCTCATGCGGATGATCACGGGCATCATCGAGGAGAACAAGTGGTCGCCGGTGCCGATCAACGTCAACAACCGCACGGGCGGCAGCGGCGCCGTCGGCTACACCTACCTGATCGGCAAGAAGGGTGACTCCCACGTGGTGGCCGGCGCCACGCCCATGGTCGTGTCCGGGAAGCTGGAAGGGCGCCTCCCGGGCGACCACCGCGACGTGATGACCATCCTCATGATCGTGGCCATCGACGACCTCATGCTCTCGGTGCGGACGGAGTCGCCCTTCAAGACCATCGACGACTTCGTCAAGGCCGCGCGCGAGAAGCCGAGCGTGCTCACCGTCGGCGGTACCGGGACCAATACCGAGGACCACATCTTCCACTATCTCTTCGAGCACGCGGCCAAGATCAAGGTGAAGTACGTGCCGTTCAACTCAGGCGGCGAGGTGACCACCGCCCTCATGGGCGGGCACATCGACGCCGCGGTGGAGAACCCCAACGAGATCGTGGCCCAGGTCGAGGCCAAGAAGGCGCGCAATCTCGCGGTGGCCTCCCGCAAGCGGCTCACCGACGCGGCCGACGTGCCCACCTTCGCGGAGCGGGGCTACGAGTTCTTCTGGGAGCAGCTGCGCGGCGTGGTGGGGCCGGCGGGCATGAGCCCGGAGGCCGTGAAGTGGTGGCAGGACACGCTCAAGAAGGTGACCGAGAACAAGAAGTGGCAGGAGTTGTACATCAAGCGCAACCTCCTGACGCCCACCGCGTGGACGGGGGAGGAGGCCAACAAGTACCTCGATGGCCTCAACGCCAAGTACGAGAAGGCGCTCGGGGACCTCGGCGCGCTGAAGAAGAAGTAGCGCGCGTGCGGCGCGCGGACCAGATCGCCGGCGCCGGGCTGCTCCTGCTCGGCGTGGCGTTCGCGGGAGCAGGGCTCCGGAACTACACCTACTGGGGCGCCGCCGGTCCCGGCTCGGGCTTCCTCCCGTTCTGGCTCGGCGTCACCATGGCCGTCCTCGCCGCCTGGCTCCTGATCGGGGCGACGCGGGCGCGCACCTCGGGCGGCCGCTGGCTGCCGGAGGGGGCCGGGCTGCGGCGCCTCCTCATCGTGCTCGGCGTGACGGCGGGCCTGATCGCCGTCCTCAAGATCGTGGGGATGGCGGTGGGCACCGTGCTCTTCCTCGTCGCCATCCTCCGCTTCGTCGAGCGCATGCGCTGGCGGTCCACCCTCGCCATCGCCGTCGGCACCGCCGCCGTCAACTACCTCATCTTCACCTACTGGCTGCGCGTGCCCTTCCCCGTGGGCGTGCTGGGCTTCTGATGGACTTCCTCGCCAACCTCTCGCTCGGCTTCTCCATCGCCTTCACGCCGTTCAACCTGCTCATGGCGGCGGCGGGGGTGACGCTCGGCACCTTCATCGGCGCCCTGCCGGGGATCGGCCCCGTCTCGGGCGTCGCGCTCCTCCTGCCGCTCACCTTCGGCATGGACCCCGTCTCGGGCATCATCATGCTCGCCGCGCTCTATGCCGGCTCCATGTACGGCGGCACCATCACCTCGGTGCTCATCAATACCCCGGGCGAATCCGCCTCGGTGGTGACCTGCATCGACGGCTACCAGATGGCGCTGCAGGGGCGGGCGGGGCCGGCGCTCGGGGTCGCCGCCATCGGCTCCTTCGTCGCCGGCACCATCGGCGTCGTGCTCCTCATGCTGATGTCGCCGCTCCTCGCGCGCTGGGCGCTCTCGTTCGGCCCGCCCGAGACCTTCGCCCTCATGCTGCTGGGGCTCACCACGGTGACCGGGCTCACCGGCGACCACGCGCTCAAGGGCTACATGAGCATGGTCTTCGGGCTCATGCTCGCCATGGTGGGGTTCGACATCATCTCGGGCGACGCGCGCTACGCCTTCGGCATCAACGAGATGCTCGACGGCGTGGAGTTCCTGCCGGTGGCCATCGGGCTCTTCGGGCTGGGGGAGGTGCTGGTCGGCGCCGAGCAGGTCACCGACATGCGGATCCTGAGAGCCCGGTACGGCATCCGCGACGTGATGCTCACCGCCGCCGACTGGGCGCGCAGCCGCGGGGCCATCGCCCGCGGGACCGCGCTCGGCTTCCTCATCGGCGTGCTGCCCGGTGCGGGGCCCACCATCGCCTCCTTCCTCGCTTACACGCTGGAGAAGAAGGTGTCGAAGCATCCCGAGGAGTTCGGGCGCGGCGCCATCGAGGGGGTGGCGGCGCCCGAGTCGGCGAACAATGCCGCCTCCTCGGCGGCCTTCGTGCCGATGCTCACCCTCGGCATCCCGGGCTCCGCCACCACCGCGGTGATGCTGGGCGGGCTCATGATGTGGGGCCTGCGGCCGGGACCGCTCCTCTTCGAGAAGAACCCGGATTTCGTGTGGGGCCTCATCGCCTCGCTCTACATCGCCAACGTGATGCTCCTCGTGCTGAACATCGC
This genomic window contains:
- a CDS encoding tripartite tricarboxylate transporter substrate-binding protein, translated to MKTRTLALLCALAVLVPGLAALAVAQAKYPSKTMEVVVPYSPGGGTDNLMRMITGIIEENKWSPVPINVNNRTGGSGAVGYTYLIGKKGDSHVVAGATPMVVSGKLEGRLPGDHRDVMTILMIVAIDDLMLSVRTESPFKTIDDFVKAAREKPSVLTVGGTGTNTEDHIFHYLFEHAAKIKVKYVPFNSGGEVTTALMGGHIDAAVENPNEIVAQVEAKKARNLAVASRKRLTDAADVPTFAERGYEFFWEQLRGVVGPAGMSPEAVKWWQDTLKKVTENKKWQELYIKRNLLTPTAWTGEEANKYLDGLNAKYEKALGDLGALKKK
- a CDS encoding tripartite tricarboxylate transporter TctB family protein; protein product: MRRADQIAGAGLLLLGVAFAGAGLRNYTYWGAAGPGSGFLPFWLGVTMAVLAAWLLIGATRARTSGGRWLPEGAGLRRLLIVLGVTAGLIAVLKIVGMAVGTVLFLVAILRFVERMRWRSTLAIAVGTAAVNYLIFTYWLRVPFPVGVLGF
- a CDS encoding tripartite tricarboxylate transporter permease, whose protein sequence is MDFLANLSLGFSIAFTPFNLLMAAAGVTLGTFIGALPGIGPVSGVALLLPLTFGMDPVSGIIMLAALYAGSMYGGTITSVLINTPGESASVVTCIDGYQMALQGRAGPALGVAAIGSFVAGTIGVVLLMLMSPLLARWALSFGPPETFALMLLGLTTVTGLTGDHALKGYMSMVFGLMLAMVGFDIISGDARYAFGINEMLDGVEFLPVAIGLFGLGEVLVGAEQVTDMRILRARYGIRDVMLTAADWARSRGAIARGTALGFLIGVLPGAGPTIASFLAYTLEKKVSKHPEEFGRGAIEGVAAPESANNAASSAAFVPMLTLGIPGSATTAVMLGGLMMWGLRPGPLLFEKNPDFVWGLIASLYIANVMLLVLNIAFIPMFVRALRIPYGVLMPLIIIFCVTGAYSLNNKVWDVGVMLVFGGLGYVMRKLDYSPAALTLALVLGPLAERALRQSLIISDAGVAIFFTRPISAVLTLLALSAVAVPAARALRQAVRGRARAAAA